The following proteins are co-located in the Theropithecus gelada isolate Dixy chromosome 19, Tgel_1.0, whole genome shotgun sequence genome:
- the LOC112611844 gene encoding zinc finger protein 20-like isoform X1, whose protein sequence is MFQDSVAFEDVAVNFTQEEWSLLDPSQKNLYREVMQETLRNLASIGEKWKDENIEDQYKNPRNNLRSLLGERVDENTEENHCGEIFSQIPDDTLNKKTSPVVKSCESSVCGEVFLGHSSLNRHIRADAAHKPSEYQEYGQKPYKCQQRKKAFRCHPSFQTEEKAHTGEKLYDCKECGKTFISRSSIRRHMIMHNGDGPYKCKFCGKACPCLRVYLIHERVHTGEKPYECKQCGKAFSYSNSLQIHERTHTGEKPYECKECGKAFGSPNSFYEHKRTHTGEKPYECKQCGKAFRWFHSFQIHERTHSEEKPYECTKCGKAFKSFRSASHLQMHKRTHTQEKPYECKQCGKAFIFSTSFRYHERTHTGEKPYECKQCGKAFRSASHLQMHERTHTGKQLYESKQCEKTFGSVRNLQIHEKTHTGEKPYKECGKAFNNFSSFQIHATMYRGQNAYECKECDKAFTSAKILQVHERTHTGEKPYECKECGKAFNYFSSLHIHKRVHTGEKPYECKDCGKAFGLPGSFRRHKRAHTGVKPYECKQCGKAFTSSGSFQCHKRIHTGEKPYECKQCGKAFISSTAIRRHERTHTGEKPYECKQCGKAFISFSSVRYHERTHTGEKQYECKQCGKAFMSSTAFQYHEKTHTGEKPYECKQCGKAFISSSSLRYHERTHTGEKPYECKQCGKAFRSATQLQMHRKIHTGEKPYECKQCGKVYRSASQLRVHERTHTGEKPYEYKQYGKAFRSAKNLQIQTL, encoded by the exons ATGTTTCAGGACTCGGTGGCTTTCGAGGATGTGGCTGTGAACTTCACCCAGGAGGAATGGTCTTTGCTGGATCCTTCCCAGAAGAATCTCTACAGAGAAGTGATGCAGGAAACCTTGAGGAACCTGGCCTCTATAG gagaaaaatggaaagacgAGAACATTGAAGATCAGTACAAAAATCCCAGGAATAATCTAAG aagtCTTCTGGGAGAAAGAGTCgatgaaaatacagaagaaaatcaTTGTGGAGAAATTTTTAGCCAGATTCCAGATGACACACTGAACAAAAAAACTTCTCCTGTAGTAAAATCATGTGAAAGCAGTGTGTGTGGAGAAGTCTTCCTGGGTCATTCTTCCCTTAATAGGCACATTAGAGCTGACGCTGCACACAAGCCATCTGAGTATCAGGAATATGGACAGAAGCCATATAAGTGTCAACAACGTAAGAAAGCCTTCAGATGTCACCCCTCCTTTCAAACGGAAGAAAAGgctcacactggagaaaaactCTATGATtgtaaagaatgtggaaaaacctTCATATCCCGTTCAAGCATTCGAAGACACATGATAATGCACAATGGAGATGGACCTTATAAGTGTAAGTTTTGTGGGAAAGCCTGCCCTTGTCTCAGAGTATATCTTATACATGAACgagttcacactggagagaaaccatatgaatgtaaacaatgtggtaaAGCCTTTAGTTATTCAAATTCCCTTCAAATACATGaaagaactcacactggagagaagccttatgaatgtaaggaatgtgggaaagcgTTTGGTAGTCCCAATTCCTTTTATGAACATAaaagaactcacactggagagaagccataTGAATGCAAAcaatgtggaaaagccttcagaTGGTTCCATTCCTTTCAAATACATGAAAGAACTCACAGTGAGGAAAAGCCTTATGAATGTACCAAATGTGGGAAAGCATTCAAGT ccttcagatCTGCCTCACACCTTCAAATGCATAAAAGGACTCACACTcaagagaaaccctatgaatgtaagcaGTGTGGTAAAGCCTTCATTTTTTCCACTTCCTTCCGATATcatgaaaggactcacactggagagaaaccctatgagtgtaagcaatgtgggaaagccttcagatCTGCCTCACACCTTCAAATGcatgaaaggactcacactggaAAGCAACTGTATGAATCTAAACAATGTGAAAAAACCTTTGGATCTGTCAGAAACCTTCAAATTCATGAAAAGacacacactggagagaaaccctataagGAATGTGGAAAAGCATTCAacaatttctcttcctttcaaaTACATGCAACGATGTATAGAGGACAGAATGCCTATGAATGTAAAGAGTGTGACAAAGCATTCACATCTGCCAAGATCCTTCAAGTACATGAAAGGacacacactggagagaaaccctatgaatgtaaggaatgtgggaaagcattcaattatttttcttctttgcataTACACAAAAGGGtgcacactggagagaagccataTGAATGTAAGGATTGTGGGAAAGCATTCGGTTTGCCTGGTTCCTTTCGTAGACATAAAAGGGCTCACACTGGAGTGAAACCCTATGAATGCAAgcaatgtggcaaagccttcacTTCTTCTGGTTCCTTTCAGTGTCATAAAAggattcatactggagagaaaccctatgagtgTAAGCAGTGTGGTAAAGCCTTCATTTCTTCCACTGCCATTCGTAGAcatgaaaggactcacactggagagaaaccctatgagtgtaagcaatgtggaaaagcctttatttctttcagttccGTTCGGTACCACgaaaggactcacactggagagaaacagTATGAGTGTAagcaatgtgggaaagccttcatgTCTTCTACTGCATTTCAGTATCATGAAAAGacccacactggagagaaaccctatgaatgtaagcaatgtgggaaagccttcattTCTTCCAGTAGCCTTCGATATcatgaaaggactcacactggagagaaaccttacgaATGTAAGCAGTGTGGTAAAGCCTTCAGATCTGCCACTCAACTTCAAATGCATAGAAagattcatactggagagaaaccctatgagtgTAAGCAATGTGGGAAAGTCTACAGATCTGCCTCACAACTTCGAGTAcatgaaaggactcacactggagagaaaccctatgaatatAAGCAATATGGGAAAGCCTTCAGATCTGCTAAGAACCTTCAAATACAGACACTgtaa
- the LOC112611844 gene encoding zinc finger protein 433-like isoform X2 — protein sequence MDSVAFEDVAVNFTQEEWSLLDPSQKNLYREVMQETLRNLASIGEKWKDENIEDQYKNPRNNLRSLLGERVDENTEENHCGEIFSQIPDDTLNKKTSPVVKSCESSVCGEVFLGHSSLNRHIRADAAHKPSEYQEYGQKPYKCQQRKKAFRCHPSFQTEEKAHTGEKLYDCKECGKTFISRSSIRRHMIMHNGDGPYKCKFCGKACPCLRVYLIHERVHTGEKPYECKQCGKAFSYSNSLQIHERTHTGEKPYECKECGKAFGSPNSFYEHKRTHTGEKPYECKQCGKAFRWFHSFQIHERTHSEEKPYECTKCGKAFKSHCGKSFNRSSSFHYHERTHTGEKPYECKQCGKAFISSTSFRYHERTHTGEKPYACKQCGKAFRSASHLQMHKRTHTQEKPYECKQCGKAFIFSTSFRYHERTHTGEKPYECKQCGKAFRSASHLQMHERTHTGEKPYECKECGKAFNYFSSLHIHKRVHTGEKPYECKDCGKAFGLPGSFRRHKRAHTGVKPYECKQCGKAFTSSGSFQCHKRIHTGEKPYECKQCGKAFISSTAIRRHERTHTGEKPYECKQCGKAFISFSSVRYHERTHTGEKQYECKQCGKAFMSSTAFQYHEKTHTGEKPYECKQCGKAFISSSSLRYHERTHTGEKPYECKQCGKAFRSATQLQMHRKIHTGEKPYECKQCGKVYRSASQLRVHERTHTGEKPYEYKQYGKAFRSAKNLQIQTL from the exons GACTCGGTGGCTTTCGAGGATGTGGCTGTGAACTTCACCCAGGAGGAATGGTCTTTGCTGGATCCTTCCCAGAAGAATCTCTACAGAGAAGTGATGCAGGAAACCTTGAGGAACCTGGCCTCTATAG gagaaaaatggaaagacgAGAACATTGAAGATCAGTACAAAAATCCCAGGAATAATCTAAG aagtCTTCTGGGAGAAAGAGTCgatgaaaatacagaagaaaatcaTTGTGGAGAAATTTTTAGCCAGATTCCAGATGACACACTGAACAAAAAAACTTCTCCTGTAGTAAAATCATGTGAAAGCAGTGTGTGTGGAGAAGTCTTCCTGGGTCATTCTTCCCTTAATAGGCACATTAGAGCTGACGCTGCACACAAGCCATCTGAGTATCAGGAATATGGACAGAAGCCATATAAGTGTCAACAACGTAAGAAAGCCTTCAGATGTCACCCCTCCTTTCAAACGGAAGAAAAGgctcacactggagaaaaactCTATGATtgtaaagaatgtggaaaaacctTCATATCCCGTTCAAGCATTCGAAGACACATGATAATGCACAATGGAGATGGACCTTATAAGTGTAAGTTTTGTGGGAAAGCCTGCCCTTGTCTCAGAGTATATCTTATACATGAACgagttcacactggagagaaaccatatgaatgtaaacaatgtggtaaAGCCTTTAGTTATTCAAATTCCCTTCAAATACATGaaagaactcacactggagagaagccttatgaatgtaaggaatgtgggaaagcgTTTGGTAGTCCCAATTCCTTTTATGAACATAaaagaactcacactggagagaagccataTGAATGCAAAcaatgtggaaaagccttcagaTGGTTCCATTCCTTTCAAATACATGAAAGAACTCACAGTGAGGAAAAGCCTTATGAATGTACCAAATGTGGGAAAGCATTCAAGT CGCACTGTGGTAAATCCTTTAATCGTTCCAGTTCCTTTCACTATCACgaaaggactcacactggagagaaaccctatgaatgcaaGCAGTGTGGAAAAGCCTTCATTTCTTCCACTTCCTTTCGATATcatgaaaggactcacactggagagaaaccctatgctTGTAagcaatgtgggaaagccttcagatCTGCCTCACACCTTCAAATGCATAAAAGGACTCACACTcaagagaaaccctatgaatgtaagcaGTGTGGTAAAGCCTTCATTTTTTCCACTTCCTTCCGATATcatgaaaggactcacactggagagaaaccctatgagtgtaagcaatgtgggaaagccttcagatCTGCCTCACACCTTCAAATGc ATGAAAGGacacacactggagagaaaccctatgaatgtaaggaatgtgggaaagcattcaattatttttcttctttgcataTACACAAAAGGGtgcacactggagagaagccataTGAATGTAAGGATTGTGGGAAAGCATTCGGTTTGCCTGGTTCCTTTCGTAGACATAAAAGGGCTCACACTGGAGTGAAACCCTATGAATGCAAgcaatgtggcaaagccttcacTTCTTCTGGTTCCTTTCAGTGTCATAAAAggattcatactggagagaaaccctatgagtgTAAGCAGTGTGGTAAAGCCTTCATTTCTTCCACTGCCATTCGTAGAcatgaaaggactcacactggagagaaaccctatgagtgtaagcaatgtggaaaagcctttatttctttcagttccGTTCGGTACCACgaaaggactcacactggagagaaacagTATGAGTGTAagcaatgtgggaaagccttcatgTCTTCTACTGCATTTCAGTATCATGAAAAGacccacactggagagaaaccctatgaatgtaagcaatgtgggaaagccttcattTCTTCCAGTAGCCTTCGATATcatgaaaggactcacactggagagaaaccttacgaATGTAAGCAGTGTGGTAAAGCCTTCAGATCTGCCACTCAACTTCAAATGCATAGAAagattcatactggagagaaaccctatgagtgTAAGCAATGTGGGAAAGTCTACAGATCTGCCTCACAACTTCGAGTAcatgaaaggactcacactggagagaaaccctatgaatatAAGCAATATGGGAAAGCCTTCAGATCTGCTAAGAACCTTCAAATACAGACACTgtaa